One stretch of Punica granatum isolate Tunisia-2019 chromosome 5, ASM765513v2, whole genome shotgun sequence DNA includes these proteins:
- the LOC116207674 gene encoding uncharacterized protein LOC116207674 gives MSGSFLSDLANAPSSSVSHHQQMQASQAVLGHSTLRQSGANVFKILAQRELSPRTKHSPKNLWGESSLSHFHQGSEAHRDARRALISWVEAESLQNLSAKYCPLLPPPRSTIAAAFSPDGKTLASTHGDHTVKIIDCQTGSCLKVLIGHRRTPWVVRFHPLYPEILASGSLDHEVRLWDANTAECIGSRDFYRPISSIAFHARGELLAVASGHKLYIWHYNRRGEASSPAIVLRTRRSLRAVHFHPHAAPFLLTAEVNDLDSSDSSMTLATSPGYLHYPPATVYFADAHSNDHSGLADELPLMPSPSMMWPSIGRDDGRISVQRIDGDVALVNGQQRVDLSASVRLLTYSTPSGQYELLLSPIEPNNPPSLHEETGPNPIPSDMETEISQTAVENVEAMDVQTEGRSNQHLPFADSRYWELPFLQGWLIGQNQAGPRVVQQQTAGAHETPSVFGDVGSLGPSSATPSGINPSRLAGRPSPRYRSSRSRAIPSAGTGEGPVYGSSAHDESENQAVVNRLRSELAASLAAAASTELPCTVKLRIWPHDVKDPCAPLDSDKCRLTIPHAVLCSEMGAHFSPCGRFLAACVACLLPQLESDPGLHGQVNQDPAGAATSPTRHPISAHQVVYELRIYSLEEATFGLVLAARRIRAAHCLTSIQFSPTSEHLLLAYGRRHSTLLKSVVVDGETAVPIYTILEVYRVSDMALVRVLPSAEDEVNVACFHPSVGGGLVYGTKEGKLRILQYDSSHSMNSMLPGYLDENFAEVPTYALEC, from the exons ATGAGTGGCTCATTCTTGTCGGACTTGGCCAATGCTCCATCGAGCTCGGTTTCGCATCATCAGCAGATGCAAGCCTCTCAGGCTGTTCTTGGGCACTCCACCTTACGTCAGAG TGGTGCAAATGTCTTTAAAATTCTAGCGCAGAGAGAGTTGTCTCCTCGGACAAAGCATTCGCCGAAGAACTTGTGGGGAGAATCTTCGCTCTCTCATTTTCACCAGGGTAGTGAAGCACATAGAGATGCTAGACGTGCTCTAATTTCATG GGTGGAAGCGGAGTCATTACAGAATTTATCTGCTAAATATTGCCCATTGTTACCCCCTCCAAGATCAACAATTGCAGCAGCTTTTAGCCCTGATGGAAAAACACTTGCTTCTACTCA TGGAGATCATACagtaaaaattattgattGTCAAACTGGGAGCTGCTTAAAGGTGTTGATTGGTCATCGGAGAACACCATGGGTG GTGAGGTTCCATCCTTTGTACCCAGAGATCCTTGCAAGTGGCAGTTTGGATCACGAAGTTCGCCTTTGGGATGCAAATACTGCAGAGTGCATAGGATCACGTGACTTCT ACCGCCCTATTTCTTCTATTGCTTTTCATGCCCGGGGAGAGCTTCTTGCTGTTGCCTCCGGTCATAAG ttatacaTATGGCACTACAACCGAAGAGGGGAGGCTTCATCACCTGCTATCGTTTTGAGAACACGACGTTCACTTAGAGCTGTCCATTTTCACCCACATGCAGCTCCATTTCTTTTAACTGCAGAG GTCAATGATCTTGACTCTTCTGATTCATCAATGACACTTGCAACTTCTCCTGGTTATTTGCACTATCCCCCTGCCACGGTCTATTTCGCAGATGCTCACTCCAATGACCATTCTGGTTTGGCAGATGAACTGCCGCTTATGCCTTCTCCATCAATGATGTGGCCTTCCATTGGTAGAGATGATGGAAGAATATCTGTGCAGCGCATTGATGGGGATGTTGCCTTAGTCAATGGACAGCAGAGGGTAGATCTTTCTGCCTCAGTGCGCCTTCTCACATACTCAACTCCATCTGGGCAGTATGAACTTCTTTTGTCCCCTATTGAACCCAATAACCCTCCTTCCTTGCATGAAGAGACGGGACCGAACCCTATTCCTAGTGACATGGAAACTGAGATATCTCAAACTGCGGTAGAAAATGTAGAAGCTATGGATGTACAAACGGAGGGAAGAAGCAACCAGCATTTGCCTTTTGCTGATTCAAGATACTGGGAGCTGCCTTTCTTGCAAGGATGGTTGATTGGTCAAAACCAAGCTGGTCCACGTGTTGTTCAACAACAGACAGCTGGAGCACATGAAACTCCATCTGTGTTTGGTGATGTAGGGAGCCTTGGTCCCTCTTCAGCAACACCTAGTGGTATAAACCCATCTCGTCTTGCTGGAAGACCTTCTCCTAGATATCGTTCTTCACGATCTAGGGCAATTCCTTCAGCTGGAACTGGTGAAGGTCCTGTTTATGGCAGTAGTGCTCATGATGAAAGTGAAAATCAAGCTGTTGTCAATAGACTAAGATCTGAGCTGGCTGCATCGCTAGCTGCAGCAGCATCCACTGAGTTACCTTGCACAGTGAAGCTAAGAATATGGCCACATGATGTGAAAGATCCCTGTGCGCCACTTGATTCTGATAAATGTCGCTTGACTATTCCACATGCAGTCCTTTGTAG TGAAATGGGGGCTCATTTTTCTCCTTGTGGGAGATTTTTGGCAGCCTGTGTTGCATGCCTGCTACCTCAATTGGAATCAGATCCTGGACTGCATGGCCAGGTCAACCAAGACCCTGCTGGGGCAGCAACTTCACCAACAAGGCATCCTATATCAGCTCATCAAGTTGTCTATGAGCTTCGGATTTATTCTCTGGAGGAGGCAAC ATTCGGTTTGGTGCTTGCAGCACGGAGGATAAGGGCTGCCCATTGTTTAACTTCAATCCAG TTCTCTCCGACTTCGGAACATCTATTACTTGCCTATGGTCGTCGTCATAGTACCCTTCTCAAGAGTGTTGTTGTTGATGGAGAGACTGCAGTGCCTATTTACACTATATTGGAG GTGTACAGGGTTTCTGATATGGCACTTGTCAGAGTTCTTCCCAGTGCAGAGGATGAAGTCAATGTTGCATGTTTTCATCCTTCAGTGGGAGGTGGCCTTGTCTATGGGACAAAG GAAGGGAAGCTAAGGATTCTCCAGTATGATAGCTCTCATAGCATGAATTCAATGTTACCTGGTTACCTTGATGAAAACTTTGCGGAG GTACCCACTTATGCCTTAGAATGCTAG